The following DNA comes from Paracoccus methylovorus.
TTCGTCGGGCCAGATGTTCATCGACGGCCAGCCGTTCAGTTTCGACAGCCCCCGCGATGCCATGAAGGCGGGTATCGCCACGGTTTACCAGGATCTGGCGATGATCCCGCTGATGAGCGTGGCCCGGAACTTCTGGATGGGCCGCGAGCCGGAAAAGGGCATCACGCCCTTTCGCAGCATGGATATGAAAAAGGCCGACGAAGTGACGATGGCCGAGATGAAAAAGATGGGCATCAACCTGCGCGGACCCGATCAGGCGGTAGGCACCCTGTCGGGGGGCGAGCGCCAGACGGTCGCTATCGCCCGCGCCGTCTATTTCGGCGCCAAGGTGCTGATCCTGGATGAGCCGACCTCGGCCCTTGGCGTGCGTCAGACGGCGAACGTGCTGGGGACCATCGACCGGGTACGCAAACAGGGGATCGGCGTCGTCTTCATCACGCATAACGTGCGCCATGCCCTTGCCGTGGGCGACCGCTTTACCGTGCTCAACCGCGGCCAGACGCTGGGCACCGCCATCCGCGGCGAAGTCGATGCCTTGCAGTTGCAGGACATGATGGCGGGCGGGCAAGAGCTTGCAAGCCTTGAAGCCTCTCTGGGCGGTACGATCTGAAGGACGACGAGAAATGAGCTTCAACGACCGAAGCAACCTGCGCCTGCCTCCTTTGGGGCG
Coding sequences within:
- a CDS encoding ATP-binding cassette domain-containing protein → MGTPIVEMRDIKKHFGHVIALNGVSFDVRAGECHCLLGDNGAGKSTFIKTMSGVHRPSSGQMFIDGQPFSFDSPRDAMKAGIATVYQDLAMIPLMSVARNFWMGREPEKGITPFRSMDMKKADEVTMAEMKKMGINLRGPDQAVGTLSGGERQTVAIARAVYFGAKVLILDEPTSALGVRQTANVLGTIDRVRKQGIGVVFITHNVRHALAVGDRFTVLNRGQTLGTAIRGEVDALQLQDMMAGGQELASLEASLGGTI